The genomic segment TCTGCCGGGGGGAGGAGGCGGCCTGAGCGGTCATGTGCCGGGCCTCCGGCGAGGGAGGTAGAAGTAGAGCAGCCAGAAGACAAGCGTGGTGCCAGCGACCACATAGCGGACCGTGTCGGAATTGATCAGCTGCCGGCCGAACCCTTCCAGCACGGCGGCGATGATCAGCATGATCACGCAGCCCATCGCAATGGTCGCCGCTTTCTGCCCGGAGTCCCTGGCAGAGGAGAGGCGCGATTTTCGGCCGGGGAAGGCGACCGCGCCGCCGATCACGAAGCCGCCGGCACCGGCAAGGATGATGGCGAAGAGTTCGGTCACGCCATGGATCATCAGCCAGCCGGTAAACTCATAGCCGAGCCCTTTGGCCCAGAAGACGGCGTACATGGAGCCCAGATTGATGCCGTTCCAGGCCAGCAGCCAGGCCGTCGGAATGCCGAAGGCAAAGCCAAGGGCGAAGGCGAAAAGCGCAATCTGGGCATTGTTGTTGAACAGGAAGCTCGCAAAGGCGGTGAGCTGGTCCTGTCCGACCTCGCCGGGCTGGGTATAGATGGTGGAGCGCAATTGCTCGACCGTTGCATCCGGCGTGCGGATCTCGCCGAAGTTCTGGCCGTGGATGGTCCAGTACCAGTCCATGTCCTGAAGGCAGAGGAAGAAAGCGAGTGCGGCGCCGCCGAACAGGAACAGGGCCGCGAGGAGGGTGGAGAAGACTGCGCCGCGGACGGCATCCGGCCAGTCCGCCCGGATGAACTGCGCGATCCGCTCTCCCATGGAGGTGCGTGCGCCATAGACATAGAAATAGGCCCGCGTGCACAGGCCTTCCAGATAGGTAATGACGTTCTGGTCGAGTGAAATGGAGCGCGCGACGGAAAGCGAGGAGACGGCCTGGCGATAGAGATGCGGCAGCGCCATCATGTCTTCATCCGACAGTGCTTTCACGCCGGCATTCTCGGCGCGGGTGAGGATCAGGTCCAGCTTGCGCCAGTCGGATTCGCGCTCCTCACGGAACCGGTAGGACTTCAGCATGTCGCTCAAAGCATGTCCCTCCTCTTGATCTCAAGGTAGCGGGAGATGAGCGCGCCGCCGAAATGCTCCGGCCGGGTCTCGATGATCTGCACGCCCATCCGCTGCAGGCGGCGCAGGACGACATCGCGCTCGGAGAGGAGATTGCCCGCAATCACCGCGCGGGAAACATCCTCGGTCGTTTCCGGCGGCGCGTCGGCCATGGAGGAGAGGGCCTCATCCTCGAACGTGGCGAACAGGACGAGATGCCGGTCGGTCAGCCGGCGGACATTTTCCAGCATCAGTTCGGCCGAGATCGTGTCGACGAAGTCAGAGAAGATGATGATCAGGCTGCGCCGTTCCAGCTGGCCGGCCAGTGTGGAGAGGGCGAGCGTGTAGTTGGACTCCTCCGCCGAATAATCCAGCCGGGCCGCGAGGCTCTGCATCCGGGGGAAACCGCGTGAGCCGGAGAGGAACCCGCTGGAGAGGCCTGGCCGGGCATCGAAACCGAAATACATCGTCCGGTCGCCATTGCGCAGGGAGACATAAGACAGGAGCAGGCCCGCATTGATGGCCCGGTCGATCTTCGGCACGCCGCCCAGCGGTTCGCTCATCAGGCGGCCGGTGTCGAAGGCGAAGACGATATTGTGATTGCGCTCGGTGCGGAATTCCTTGGCCAGCAGGTGGCGGTGGCGGGCCGAGTGTTTCCAGTCGATGGCACGCCGGTCCATGCCCGCGGCGAATTCGCGGAGTGCGTCGAACTCGCTGCCATCGCCGCGTTCGATCTGTGTCTTGATGCCGAACTCCGCATCGCGGGAGAAGAGGCGCACAGCCTCATCCTTCACCCAGCGGACATTTGGGGTGACGACGATTTCGGTGCCCAGCTCACGAACATGGCGCTTCTGCACCAGGCCGAGCGGTCCCTGCCACCGGCACCAGAGGCGTACCAGTTTCGCGGTGCCCCGGCGCAGGGGCCTCAGCGTGAAGTCATAGCGGCGCTCGCGCCCTTCCCAGCCGCGCAGCCCACGCGTGGGCTGGTCTTCCAGAAGCTCATTGGTTTCCAGCTGGACTTCCAATCGGGCCGGCAGGCTGCCGCGCACAAACCGGAATGTCACCGGAAGCGGGTCGCTGTCCCCGGCATAGAGGATCGGCGGGGCATCCACATCCGTCTCGAAGGCCCGAAGCGTCGGGCCGACCATCGCATCCAGAAGGATCAATCCGCCGACCAGCGCAATCCACCCGGCCGAGAGCGTCCAGAGATCCGGACGCAGCAAGGCAATGCCCACCATGAGCGGCAGGCCGAGCAGCATCAGGAAGATGGCGCGGGCGGTTGGGGAGATCACCGGGGCGCCGCCGTCTGTTCGATGATGGCCATCAGCGTTTCTTCGCTGGTGCGGCCCTCAATCTCGGCTGCAGGCGAAAGCAGAACGCGGTGGCGAAGGGTGGGCAGAGCCAGGGTTTTCACATCATCCGGGATGACGAAGTCACGCCCGTCAAGCGCGGCGCGGGCGCGGGCCGCTGTTGCAAGCGCTGCAGCTGCGCGCGGGCTGGCGCCGGTTTCAAGTGCGGGAGAGGTGCGCGTGGCGCGGATGATATCCACCACATAACCAATGACGTCATCCTGTACTTTGGTGGCGGCGACAGACTCGACAGCGGCATCAAGTTCGTCATGCGAGATGACGGACTCCACGCCGAAGGCCTGCGGTGTCTTCATTCCGGTGCGGGTGCCGTGTTGGGCAACGATGGCGAATTCTTCTTCGCGGGAAGGGTAATCGAGCGTGTGTTTGAACAGGAAGCGGTCGAGCTGGGCTTCCGGCAGCGGGTAGGTGCCCTGTTGCTCGATCGGGTTCTGGGTGGCGATCACCATGAAGCGGGCGTTCAGCTCGTAGGCATCGCCATCGATCGTCACCTTGCGTTCCTGCATGGCTTCCAGCAGGGCGGCCTGTGTCTTGGGCGGGGTCCGGTTGATCTCATCGGCGAGGAGGAGGTCTGTGAAGATCGGGCCCTTGGTGAGTGTGAACTCATTGGTCTGGAAGTTGAACAAATTCGTGCCCAGAACATCGCCCGGCATCAGGTCCGGCGTGAACTGGATGCGACCGAAGTCCAGCGAGATGGAGCGGGCGAAGCATTGCGCCAGAAGGGTCTTGGCCGTGCCGGGCGGGCCTTCCAGCAGGACGTGCCCGGTGGAGAACAAGGCGGTCAGCAACAGGTCGACGGTCGTGTCCTGGCCAATCACGGCTTTACGGACTTCGCCGCGGATGCGCGCGGCGAGCTCGCGGATGTCAGCTGGGGTCATTCATGGATCTCCTGAGAATATCGCGGCGCCAGCGCCAGAGGTCGCGGGCCTTGTGCATCAAGTCTTCCCGGCTGGCGGCAGGGCCGCGCAGTCCGGCTTCGATCTGCGAGAAAGTCTTTCCGGAGGTTTCCTCCGAACCAAGACGGTCGAATAGTTCCGATAGCTGCGCTTCGGTGAGATTGCGCGGTGCGCCGATCTGCCGGGCAAGCCGCCGCCGGATAAGCGAGAGGTATCCCGGTGCCATCCGCGTTTCCCGGCGCGCCATGGAGACGAGCCCGGCGGAATTGTCGGCAAGTGCCTGCTTGCCAAGCGCAATGGCACGGGATTCCCGGGCGGGCGGGCCGAAGCGGATCGAGGCGGCCCAGCCGAGCAACAGGGCGGCGGCCAGGGCCACCAGAGTCACCGCCAGGAACGGGATGTCGAACATCATCTGAAGCAGGTTTTCCGACTGGCTGAAGCCGTGCAGCGTGGCGTCGAAAATAATGGGCTCATCATCGCTGTAGCGCATCATATTGACCATCTGCACTGCGAAGCGGGCATTCTCCCGTTCCGCCAGGCCGAACGTGTTGATCATATCCGGATCGGCGAGGATGTAGATGTCACGTCCGGGGATCTGGGCGAGCAGCGCGCCGTCGCGGGTCGCCACAACCGGGGTCAGGTCGTCCGAACGGATGAGCTGCATCTGCAGGTCAGGTTTTAGCGCCATGCGGCCGAACGGTGTCAACATGCGGGACGGCACATCGGTCCGTTCGATTTTGGCATCGATGTTGAGCGCTTCCAGCAGCGCGTCGATAGAGCTTTCGGTCGCGAGATCGGTGTCTTTCAGGCGGGATGGATCGAACCGGTCGACCATGCCCGACCATTTGGGCAGGACGATGAGCGTGCCGTCCTGAAGGTCATATTCTTCCAGCTCCTTGCGCATGCCGCGTGGTGACAGCGTCAGCACCATCAGGCCGTAATGATCATCCAGAGTGCTTTTGAAGCGGGAGATCTCGACCGGGTAACTCTGTGCTTCCAGAAACTGGACGAACCCGTTGTAGCCGACGGCCGAGGTTGAGAAGGGGTGGTCGCCCGCGCGGTCGCGGTCTCGCAGTTCCGGCGACCAGCCGGCGAGGACCATGATGGCGCCAAAGGAAAAGACCGCGACGGCGATCAGGATGGCGACGGTACGGACGGCAAAGGGCGCCGCGTTGTTCTGCGTGCTGTCGCTCATGCCCAGCCCTCTCCGAAGGCGAAATCTTCATAAGAGGCGCGGGCTTCCTGCCAGCCTTCGGAATCCACCGGACGGCCGCCGAAGAAGCTGCGCTCGACGATCCGGATGATCGGGCCGAGCCCCCGCTTCGCCCGGTCCGGCAGATGCTGGAGACCGCCGATCTCACGGGCGGTCAGAGACTTCGGAACGCCGCCTTCCAGCCGGGTCTGGATGTCTTCAATGGATCGGAACAGCAGCAGGTGAACCGCTTCGGCGAATTTACCGGCCCGGGCCAGGGCATCGGCATCTTCCAGAAGGCCGCGTGCCATAGCCTCGTTCGGGCGGACATCGACCAGCACATCGTCGGCCAGATCGACCTTGCCTTTGCCTGACCGGCCGAAGCGGACGCGGATCGCTTCGCCGAACACGAAATAAAGGAAACCAGCGATCACCAGGGCAATCATCGCGTAGAACAGGAACTGAAACAGCGGGCCGAGATTGCTCAGCAGATCTCCCAGCCATTGCAGCCAGCGCGGCGGCGGATCGGGCGGCGGCAGAGGTTCAGCTTCCCATTCGGGGCGCTCCAGCTGCATGTCTCCGCGTTTCAGGTAATCAGCATGGGCGCGGTCGAGGGCCTCAAGGTCTGTCTCCGGGCGCCAGTCGTCCGCAACGTATCCGGGATCGAATTCGTCATTGATGACGGTGCCGGCATGCGTGGCCGTCCGGTCGTTTGCGCCCTGCGCCAGCGCGGCCCCCGAAACGGCGGATCCGGCAAGCAGGCTGGCGAGCGCAAGGGCAGTTCCTGTCCTTAACCTCAACCGCACCGGATACTCCTCTCATGGCGGCAGACAGGCAGCCGTCTGCAACCGACTATTTCAGAGGTCGCGGCAGGCTTCAACGCCCTATTGCGAACCCGGACCGGCCAACCGATATAGCCCGGCCAAGGCAGAGATGAGGCAAACCATGGACAAGGCGGCGGTCTATCGTGACCTGAAAATGGAAATCGAGAGCGTCGTGGCGGGCGAAACCTCCGTGACGGCCCGGTATGCGACGGCGAGCTGTATCCTGGCCGAGGCTTTCCGGCCGCGCTTTTTCTGGACTGGCTTCTACGTGGTCGACCCGCTGAAAGAGCGTGAACTGGTTGTCGGGCCGTATCAGGGCACGCTCGGTTGCCTGCGTATTCCTTTCGGCAAAGGCGTCTGCGGTCATGTCGCGGCAACGGAAGAGTCGATCATCGTGCCCGATGTGCATGCTTTCCCGGGGCACATCGCCTGCGACTCCGCGACAAATTCGGAGATCGTCCTGCCGGTGTTCGGCGCAGACGGAAAACTGGCGGCTGTGCTGGATATCGACTCGACCCAGCCGGATGCTTTTGACGAGGTCGACCGCGAAGGCCTCAGCGCGATTTGCGAAATCCTACTCGTCGCCTGATTTCGGGACAGTTGTCATCAGGGTCGCCTCATAGGGCAACTGGCTGGACGTCGCGCGGCTGACCGCATCGATCCGGTCGATCAGATTTTCCTCCAGAATGTCCAGCTTGCGGGCACGGACACCGGCGACGGTGAGGATTTCGTGGTCCAGCACTTGCCATTCATCCCGGTTCGGGTCGTAGGCGGGCCATTCAGGCAGGCCGGGGCCATTGGGATCGCCCGTCCGGGCAAAATTGGTCCAGTAGGCCTGCATGGTTTCGGCCAGCTTCTCATCCTTGTCGGACATGGGCAGGAGCGGTGAAGCGGATCCGAAGACGAACGGGATTTCCGAGCCGTGATAGGCGCCGATCGATTGCGCCCGGGTCGGCGTGGCGCGGGTGAAGAAATACATCCATGTCGGATTGCCGGCGGTGGCATTTGCCTTGCCGAGGAAACGCATGTGAACGCCGAACATGTCATCGCCGAGCATGTCGGTTGCGCCTTCATCCCAGGTTTCCAGCGTGTCCATGCCATAAAGCGCTTCGAGGGCTTTCGCCTGGTTTTCTCCAAACACTTCAGCGAGGCGTTGCTCGCGCTCCTCCATGGGTCCGGTGATGCCGCGTGCCAGGACGGTGGGGGACTGGAAGCCTGAGTAAAACAGGCTGCCCTCATCGGCATTGTAGCCGGCCAGGACGGGGACGTCCGCCACATTGCCGGCCCGGATTGTCGCGCCAACCGTATCGGGCAGGATCTTGTCATCGACATTGGGCAGGAAATAGCCGGCAAGGTCAGCCCGCTGTTCGGCGCGGGTGATGATCGAGGCAGCTGGAATGGAGCGAAGTTCGGCAGCGGTTGCCGTCCTGTCCACGAATGTGCTGAGGAATTCCTCGCCAACCGACTCCATGCTGCGGGAGCCGGGCAGAGGCGCTTCAGACAGGTAGTTGGCGTTGTAGCTGCTGCTGCCGCTTTCGAGGATGGCCTTGTGATAGAGGCCGCCAGCGATGGTAGATGCCATCAGCTCACTGACAGACTGGGCGCCTGCGCTTTCCCCGAAGATGGTCACATTGTCCGGATCGCCGCCAAAAGAGCGGATATTGTCACGCACCCATCGCAATGCGGCGGCCTGGTCCATCAGGCCATAATTGCCGGAGGTTCCTGCCTCTTCCGTGAGGGCCGGGTGGGCCATGTAGCCGAAGGGGCCAAGGCGGTAATTAAACGTGACCAGCACGACGCCGTTTTCGACCAGGGCATTCGCCTGATAGAATTCCGACGAGCCCGCACCTGCCTGGTGGCTGCCACCATGGATCCAGACCATGACCGGAAGCAGTGTGTCATTGCCGATATTGGACGTGCGGACGTTAATGAACAAACAGTCTTCCGCCTCCGCCGGGGCAGGCATGGCGGACATGTATTTCTTCGCGGCGAAACGCTTCCAGCCGGGAAGGCCTGCGCCGTCGATGATCCCGTTGACAAAGCCATTCATCCCCTTGCGGACCTGAATGCACTCGGCGCCGTATTCGCGGACATCGCGGGGCATCGCGCCCCATTGTGGCGGCGCACCCGGCGCAGCCCAGCGGCGTGCAGACGCGTAGGGGATGCCGTTGAATACCTGAATGTCGGAATTGTCAGCGTCTATGCCGCCCAGAACGAGGCCCTGGTTAATGCGCAAAGGTTCCGCCAAAGCGAGAGGCTTTGCCGGAGCGGTCATTGTGAACCATCCCCACACACCGGCCGCTATCAGCAGCAAAAACAGAACAATACTAAGGCGCTTCATGTAATCTACCCGCCCCCGACTTCGTGCAAACACTATACCAGACGACTAGGGGGTGTCACCGAGTTGTCGCCTTGTTTAACCATGAGAATCCAACCGGCGTGTTAACATGGCCACAAGTTGGTGACACCGGCCGCAACCGTTGGGTCGTCTGTCGTGCCTTATGGCGCAGTTAACCGGGAGGAAGCGTATGAAAGGCTGTGGTTGCACTTCTGGTCTGCGAAGGTTGGGAATCTCTTCAGGTCATTGAAATCAAAAAACATATTGGGATGCCTGCGTTGCTGGCCGAGCTGTGCCGGTTTTCCCGGAACGTAAGCAGGGCGGGCGTATACGAGATTGGCTGAAATTGAAGACGCACTTTGCGCTCCGTGATCAGAGTGTGCGCAATTTGGCGGCAACGAGCCGGTGGCCAGACGTCCTGTGCAAGCCAGGGGCGATCCGCTCACCGGTTGCTCGCGCTTCAGGCGAATGCTTGTGCGTGTTTAGAGGACACCTTCCGCCCGGATTGGGCGGGTTGTCAGCAATTCCTGGCAGAGGAGTCCGGCCTCACGGTGACTGGCCATGGATTTGTAGTCGGGGTGGTTCAGGGTGGCGATGAAGGCTTTGCGGTCCGGGAAGAACATCACCATGACGGCGTCCCAGTCTCCATTGCCGATAAAGTAGCGCTCGACTTCTCCCATCAGCAGGCACCGTCCGCCCACTTCGGCGGCGGCGATACCGAAAGCGTCGGCATAGCGCTGGTAGGCGGCCGCGCCCGGTTCATCGTTTCCGAATTCCGGGTCTTCCGGCCGGTATTCGGCTTTGACGCGGAATTTCAGGATGTTCACCTGTGCGATCGGCCCATCATGGGGATCATCCCGGAAAGCGCGGAACTGGTCGGCAGAGGGTTGGAAGGCGGGCATGGCAGGCTCCTCTATGGGGTTTCTGACGGGCGCAGTTCCGGATGGCGCGTCAGGAAGCGTTCGGCATAGAACAGGGCTGCGGCATGCAGCGCATGTTGAACTTCCAGTGCGCCATAGTCCAGGAATTCTGTATACGGCATTTCAAGCACTTCGATTTCCTCATTGGGATCGAGGGACTGAGTGCTGGTCGGTTCGCAGCCGAGCGCGAGGTAATAGTGCAGCCGGTTGTTTTGTGTTGCGGGATTTGGATAGCAGGTTCCGACATGGTGCATGGCACGGGCCGTATATCCTGTCTCTTCCCGCAATTCCCGGGCCCCGACAGATGGCCAGTCCGTTTCGCCCGGATCGGACACGCCTCCTGGCAGGCCGAGCGTGAACACGCCGCCGGCGTGCCGGTATTCCCGGACGAGAACGACGTTACCAGCATCTGTTAGCGGAATGACCGTGACCCAGTCCGTGAGTTCGGTGACATGGTAGGCCTCGACGATATGCCCGTCATCCCGAATGCATCGATCCGTACGCAGGCCCATGAAGCGGTCTCGCATGACCTGTTTCGATGAGAGGATTGTCCAGGGCTTCATGTCATTTCACCAATGTCATCCGGGCCAGCTTGGCGAGCAGAACGGCCCAGGGAAGGGCGTGAAAGCAGAGATCGAAAATATCGACTGGTTTCTGCAGCGTCCCATTCGCCAGCATTTTGATCTTCTCCCAGATGTGCGGCTCTGGAAAGAATGGCGCGAGGCCAAGTGTCAGGCATCCAAAGATGACCAGTATAAGGGGCAGTCTGTCGAGGAAGTCGAGCATGGTTTCTCCGCCTCAAGGCTGGTCTGAACCTGAGGGTTTCAGGTGCCGGTCAAGAAAATCCAGCCGGGTCTTCATCAAATGTGTCTGCAGCGCTTCACCGCGGATGCCGTGGCGCTGTCCCGGATAGGTCATCAGTTCAAACCGCTTGCCGTTCTCCTGCAGGATCGTCATCAGGCGGGTCGTGTTGTCGAAAGTGACATTGTCGTCCGCCATGCCGTGCATCAGCAAGAGGGGTGTGGTCAGGTTTGCGGCATAAGGGAGGACGCCAGAGGCTGCATAACCCTCAGGATTGTTCTCCGGCGTTCCCATGTAACGCTCCGTATAGAATGTATCGTAGAGGCTCCAGTCCGTGACCGGCGCGCCAGCGGCTGCGGCGGCGAAGGTGCCTTCGGGTGCCTGCAGGATAGTCATCAGCGTCATGTATCCTCCATAGGACCAGCCCTGAATGCCGATTTTGCCTGCATCCACGAAGGGCTGGGACTTCAGCCACTCTACACCGGCCAGTTGGTCCCGGACTTCAGGTCCGCCGGTGCGGCGGTGAATGACATTCTCGAATTTACGACCGCGATTGTCGCTGCCGCGATTGTCCAGCCTGAATATGATGTAGCCCCGCCGCGCGAGGAACTGGTCCGACATGCTGCCCCAGGATCGTGACACGGTCTGCACATGCGGGCCGCCATAGACTTCGACGATCACCGGATATTTCCTGGACGGATCGAACGCCGGAGGTTTCAGGATTGAGTAATGAAGGTCTTGTCCGTCTTCGGCTTTCAAGGTGCCGTATTCGGGAACCACATGACCCGCCTTGTACGGTGCATAGGGGTGGTGTGCGTCAAGCGCGTTCTCTTCAATCCAGCCGAGAAGTGTTCCATCCATCCGGTAAAGCCCGGTCTGTGGCGGATGTTCCGGAGAGGATGATGTGCCGACGAAGGTTTTCCGGTCCGGGCTGATCCGGACGTCCCACGTTTTTCCGGCTTCTGTTATGCGTTTGGGAGTGCCCGGGCCGCCCTGTGGATCCAGAGATATGCTGTATAGGTGGCGTTCGAGAACCGTGTCAGCGTAACCCGAGTAATAGAGCGCTGTTCCGTCGTCGGAAACCGTCTCCACAGAGTCGACCACCTGGCCTGCAGGGGTGACGAGAATAACTTCTTTTTGTCCTGAAGGTGGCAGGATGGCCGCCTGGCGTACTCCGCTGTCTTCCGTGGTGATAAGGAAGCGCCCGTCTGGTAGTTCCCGGAAGTCCTTGGAGAGATTTACCCATACCGGGTTTCGTTCCGTATAGGGAGACCAGACACGCCAGGGCAGGGAGTCGGTCCTGTTGTACCTGATCTCCGTCTGGTCCCGGTTGACGGTCTGGAACCACAGGCTGCCGCTCGTCCAGTTTACACGCGCAAGGTAGGTGTCAGGGCCTGTTTCGAATATCCGGTCGGTTCGCTCTTTCACGAGGTCGTTCACGAATAAGGCGACCCGCGCATTTGGCCGTCCAGCCCTTGGGTAGCGTTGCTCGACAACAGTCACCTTGTCAGCCTCGATGTCAAAACGGGGGACTATGTCCACACCCTTTTCGTTCACCTCAGTGAAAGCGACGTAGCGTTCGTCCGGGCTCCACCAATATCCGGTGAAGCGTTTCATTTCTTCCTGTGCAACGAACTCTGACACACCATAGCTGATCGCCTGGTCCGGATCTGCGGCAGGTGTCAGGCGGGTTTCCTTTCCTGTGGCGAGGTGGATCGCAAAGACCGCGCCTTCCCGTATGAAGCTGACATAATTACCGCGTGGGGAGATCCGGCCGTCGTATTCGAAGGCGTCCGTGTCCGTCAGCTGTTTCACGACCGGGCCGTTCGTGGTCAGCGTAACGAGGTGCAGGTCGCCGGCGATCGGCACGAGAATCGTATCGGCCGTTCCCCAGACATAGTCGGCGATACCCACCGTGCCTGCGATCCGTTTGCGTTCGCGGAGGGCTTTTTCCTCCTCGGACAGATCGACCGTTTCAGGCTCCAGGAGCTTGGAATCGACCAGCATGCTCTGCTCGCCCGTGGTTACGTCGAATTGCCAGAGGTCGAACCGGTTTTGCTCTCCTGTGCGGGACTTGAGAAATGTAACACGCGTTCCGTCCGGAGAGTATTTGACCAATCGGGCCACTGGTCCGGACAGGGAGGGTGAGGCGTACAGGCGTTCCAGCGGCAGCGTATAGGGCGTATCGGTCAATATTTCGGTCTCCGATGTGTTCGCTGGCGACTGGGCCTGCGAGTGAAATGAGGGGAGAAAAAATGCGGTGAGGACGGTGAACAGGGTGTAAATCGTACGTTTCATGCTTGCGAACCTAGCCGGGCGGTCGATTGATTGTCATCAGATGTTGCTCACCAGTTTGGCAGGTTTGGATTTTTTCTACACAGACTGCTTTCGCCCCCTAGCCAAGCGTGGACCTCACAATAAAGTAAGACCCATGATGAATGGGGTGGGATTGTTTCAGCAAGCAATAGCCCTGGTCGCCTCGGGCAGAGGCGGCAACGCCCTTCTTCGTGGTGCCGATATGATGCGCCGCGCCGCTGATTTCGGACATGTTGCAGCTGCAAACAATTACGGGGCCATGCTCCATGCTGGACGGGGCGTGCGTCAGGACTTGGTCGGCGCGCGAGCCTACTACCATCAGGCCGCCAGTGCAGGGCTTCCTATCGGTCTGTTTAATATGGGTTTTATGTGCTTCCATGGCCTCGGAGGGCCGGTGGATCATAAACGGGCCCGGTTCCTGTTTCTCAGGGCGGCGCAACAGGATGAGACGGATGCCATCACTTATCTTGGCCTGATGCTGATGTCCGGGCAGGGCGGCTCGGCCGACCCGCGCGCCGCGCGTGCCTGGTGGAGCCGTGGTGCCTCACTCGGGAACAGCCGGTGCGCTTTCAATCTCGGGATCGCTCATGCCGGTGGTCATGGGTGCCCGCAGGACCTCGTCAAAGCATGGCGCTGGTTCCGGCAGGCCGAGCGTCTCGGCAATCCGGACGCCGAAAGCGAACTTCGCCGGCTCGAATTTGCCATGAGCGATGAAGAGCAGAGCCGGGCATTCCGGCGGGCAAGCTGACCGCAGACATCTGCGCGCTTGATTTTATGGGTCGAGTGCGTAACTCAGCGGCGACAAATCTTTCCCTTCAAACAGGATCTTCCGCCATGGCCGGACCTCAATACGTTTACCACATGCAGGGCCTCACCAAGGTCTATCCAGGTGGCAAGAAGGTGTTTGAAAACATCCACTTGTCTTTCCTGCCTGATGCCAAGATCGGTGTTGTCGGCGTCAATGGTGCGGGTAAGTCCACGCTGCTGCGCATCATGGCGGGGCAGGATAAGGAATTCATCGGCGAAGCCTGGTCGGCCGATGGTGTGAAAGTCGGTTACCTTCCACAGGAGCCGAAGCTCGACGAGAGCAAGACCGTTTTCGAGAACATCGCCGCCGCTTGCCCGGAAAAGATGATGCTCGACCAGTTCAATGAAATCTCCGGCAAACTCGGTGAAGACTATTCCGACGAACTGATGGAGCAGATGACGGAGCTGCAGGAGAAGATCGACGCGGCTGATGCCTGGGACATCGACTCCAAGATCCAGATGGCCATGGAAGCCCTGCGCTGCCCTGACGACGATGCCGACGTCACCAAGCTCTCCGGCGGTGAAATCCGCCGCGTCGCGATCTGCGCGCTGCTCCTGTCGAAGCCCG from the uncultured Hyphomonas sp. genome contains:
- a CDS encoding S9 family peptidase, with the translated sequence MKRTIYTLFTVLTAFFLPSFHSQAQSPANTSETEILTDTPYTLPLERLYASPSLSGPVARLVKYSPDGTRVTFLKSRTGEQNRFDLWQFDVTTGEQSMLVDSKLLEPETVDLSEEEKALRERKRIAGTVGIADYVWGTADTILVPIAGDLHLVTLTTNGPVVKQLTDTDAFEYDGRISPRGNYVSFIREGAVFAIHLATGKETRLTPAADPDQAISYGVSEFVAQEEMKRFTGYWWSPDERYVAFTEVNEKGVDIVPRFDIEADKVTVVEQRYPRAGRPNARVALFVNDLVKERTDRIFETGPDTYLARVNWTSGSLWFQTVNRDQTEIRYNRTDSLPWRVWSPYTERNPVWVNLSKDFRELPDGRFLITTEDSGVRQAAILPPSGQKEVILVTPAGQVVDSVETVSDDGTALYYSGYADTVLERHLYSISLDPQGGPGTPKRITEAGKTWDVRISPDRKTFVGTSSSPEHPPQTGLYRMDGTLLGWIEENALDAHHPYAPYKAGHVVPEYGTLKAEDGQDLHYSILKPPAFDPSRKYPVIVEVYGGPHVQTVSRSWGSMSDQFLARRGYIIFRLDNRGSDNRGRKFENVIHRRTGGPEVRDQLAGVEWLKSQPFVDAGKIGIQGWSYGGYMTLMTILQAPEGTFAAAAAGAPVTDWSLYDTFYTERYMGTPENNPEGYAASGVLPYAANLTTPLLLMHGMADDNVTFDNTTRLMTILQENGKRFELMTYPGQRHGIRGEALQTHLMKTRLDFLDRHLKPSGSDQP
- a CDS encoding tetratricopeptide repeat protein, with the protein product MGFMCFHGLGGPVDHKRARFLFLRAAQQDETDAITYLGLMLMSGQGGSADPRAARAWWSRGASLGNSRCAFNLGIAHAGGHGCPQDLVKAWRWFRQAERLGNPDAESELRRLEFAMSDEEQSRAFRRAS